One genomic region from Aliarcobacter cryaerophilus ATCC 43158 encodes:
- a CDS encoding response regulator transcription factor: protein MKILLLEDDLILNEILEEHLIKQKYQITTTFSSNEAIKELYSKTFDLLLLDVNVPDLNGFELLKELRNNNILTPTIFITSLNMIEDMQKGFDSGCDDYIKKPFELKELDIRINNIKRLFNIDTKIIKIDENSYLDLQNLEINLNKNSFIISKKESEILAYLLNNSKKTISIEEIINNIWSYEDSVESSTIRTYIKNLRKILGEDKILNIRGVGYRFNF from the coding sequence ATGAAAATTCTACTTCTGGAAGATGATTTAATTTTAAATGAAATTCTTGAAGAACACTTAATAAAACAAAAATACCAAATAACTACAACCTTTTCTTCAAATGAAGCTATAAAAGAGCTATATTCAAAAACTTTTGATTTACTACTTTTAGATGTAAATGTACCAGATTTAAATGGGTTTGAACTATTAAAAGAGCTAAGAAATAATAATATTTTAACTCCTACAATATTTATAACATCACTAAATATGATCGAAGATATGCAAAAAGGATTTGATAGTGGATGCGATGACTATATTAAAAAACCTTTTGAATTAAAAGAACTTGATATTAGAATAAATAATATAAAAAGGCTTTTTAATATAGATACAAAAATTATAAAAATAGATGAAAATAGTTATTTAGATTTACAAAATTTAGAGATAAATTTAAATAAAAATAGTTTTATAATATCAAAAAAAGAGTCTGAAATTCTTGCTTATTTATTAAATAATTCAAAAAAAACTATAAGTATTGAAGAGATTATAAATAATATTTGGTCATATGAAGATAGTGTAGAAAGCTCTACTATTAGAACTTATATAAAAAATCTGCGAAAAATATTAGGTGAAGATAAAATATTAAATATAAGAGGAGTTGGATATAGATTTAACTTCTAG
- a CDS encoding sensor histidine kinase: protein MDIDLTSSEKKSFFSFLGLYLGSSFILMLIALFFYYQNEKTLYLDLVKSNMQNIVSKVSNEIIISHMLDSEFNKDIYLNNQNYKISFYDKDKNLLFGNLNEKLNFEQNFYNDEEKLIIVDSSTVGHLGIWYIALKDNSLKEKISKLKLNIFIIFLIFYTIIAILSWSLAKLFLKPIKDERERLNNFIKDTTHELNTPISAIIMSCEDDNLTKKQIDRIKFSAKRVSEIYKDLTYVFLGNIEKKSSHKLDLSKVIKEEIISFEPMIARKRLKINLNIEELFYEIDKDDFIRLFNNLFSNAIKYNKTDGNIDIILQNRELIIKDSGIGISKDKIKDIFNRYYRATNQSGGFGLGLNIVNMICKTYNIKIDVQSLENIETTFTLKF from the coding sequence TTGGATATAGATTTAACTTCTAGTGAAAAGAAAAGCTTTTTTAGCTTTTTAGGTCTTTATTTAGGATCTTCTTTTATATTAATGTTAATTGCCCTATTTTTCTATTATCAAAATGAGAAAACACTTTATTTGGATTTAGTAAAATCAAATATGCAAAATATAGTATCTAAAGTTTCAAATGAGATAATAATATCACATATGTTAGATAGTGAATTTAATAAAGATATATATTTGAATAATCAAAACTATAAAATCTCTTTTTATGATAAAGATAAAAATTTATTATTTGGGAATTTAAATGAAAAGTTAAATTTTGAACAAAATTTTTATAATGATGAAGAGAAATTAATTATTGTTGATAGTTCAACTGTTGGTCACTTAGGAATTTGGTATATAGCTTTAAAAGATAATAGCTTGAAAGAAAAAATATCAAAATTAAAATTAAATATTTTTATTATTTTTTTAATATTTTATACAATAATTGCTATTCTTAGCTGGTCTTTAGCAAAACTATTTTTAAAACCAATAAAAGACGAGAGAGAAAGATTAAATAACTTTATAAAAGATACTACTCATGAATTAAATACTCCAATAAGTGCAATAATTATGTCTTGTGAAGATGATAATTTGACTAAAAAGCAAATAGATAGAATAAAATTTAGTGCAAAAAGAGTTAGTGAAATTTATAAAGATTTGACATATGTATTTTTAGGAAATATTGAAAAAAAGAGCTCACATAAATTAGATTTATCAAAAGTTATTAAAGAAGAGATAATAAGTTTTGAGCCAATGATTGCTAGAAAAAGATTAAAAATAAATCTTAATATAGAAGAGTTATTTTATGAGATTGATAAAGATGATTTTATAAGACTTTTTAATAATCTATTCTCAAATGCTATAAAATATAATAAAACTGACGGAAATATAGATATTATCTTGCAAAATAGAGAATTAATAATAAAAGATAGTGGAATTGGAATATCAAAAGATAAAATAAAAGATATTTTCAATAGATATTATAGAGCTACAAATCAAAGTGGTGGCTTTGGTTTAGGACTTAATATTGTAAATATGATTTGTAAAACTTACAATATCAAAATAGATGTTCAATCTTTGGAAAATATAGAGACAACTTTTACTTTAAAATTCTAA
- a CDS encoding FixH family protein — protein MKRVLKAFVVMFLTATILNASSLKESLNVDGYNLEVTSKRDLSAGSNEFFVKITKDGKEINDAKLKAKFFMPEMPGMPYMEHEGEGKFENGVYSFIINFCMDGTWQYNIRFKTADDKVHSIKSSVSF, from the coding sequence ATGAAAAGAGTATTAAAAGCTTTTGTAGTTATGTTTCTAACAGCTACTATTTTAAATGCGAGCTCATTAAAAGAGAGTTTAAATGTTGATGGATACAATCTTGAAGTTACAAGCAAAAGAGATTTAAGTGCAGGAAGTAATGAGTTTTTTGTAAAAATTACAAAAGATGGGAAAGAGATAAATGATGCAAAATTAAAAGCTAAATTTTTTATGCCAGAGATGCCAGGAATGCCATATATGGAGCATGAAGGCGAAGGAAAATTTGAAAATGGTGTTTATAGTTTTATAATAAATTTCTGTATGGATGGAACTTGGCAATATAATATCAGATTCAAAACAGCTGATGATAAAGTTCACTCTATAAAAAGTAGTGTGAGCTTCTAA
- a CDS encoding TolC family protein, which yields MKKVVFTSLIFASSLFGTSIENIVEKSLQNNFDIKSLENSIEIANFQIKQAKNWENPMISFKANDIMLNKNYVNNQKEYGIELSQAIPIGKKLELEESIAKKDKLLKEQTLQDIKLEFESKIYLYSYTILILENRLKLLNEYQKNLNRLEELYTKLYSYDKVSLNEILNTQISKYDLQIKINELQTTKDNLYLNLEQISYEKIDKIDDSLVLKDINKQQIEELLIFHPKIQTLQTTSQKYKDSAQLEDAKKFSSITLALEYMQNKEQDYANITMSIPLPIYNTENINKLKANLNTNETNNKLDSQIHNLRLQTKIYLNNLEQYKTNYKILQEKIVPIKQKIQKVLEEFIGFDKESLKENLNSLNELIDYEMKASEQLEKYFENYSELMYYSNKGVK from the coding sequence ATGAAAAAAGTAGTTTTTACTTCGCTAATTTTTGCTAGTTCTTTATTTGGAACTTCTATTGAAAATATAGTTGAAAAGAGTTTACAAAATAATTTTGATATTAAAAGTCTTGAAAACTCTATTGAAATTGCTAATTTCCAAATAAAGCAAGCAAAGAATTGGGAAAATCCAATGATAAGCTTTAAAGCAAATGATATTATGCTGAATAAAAACTATGTAAATAATCAAAAAGAGTATGGAATTGAGTTATCTCAAGCCATACCTATTGGTAAGAAACTCGAACTTGAAGAGAGCATTGCAAAAAAAGATAAATTATTGAAAGAGCAAACTCTACAGGATATAAAGCTAGAATTTGAATCAAAAATTTATTTATATTCATACACTATTCTAATTTTAGAAAATAGATTAAAACTACTAAATGAATATCAAAAAAATTTAAATCGCCTAGAAGAGCTTTACACAAAACTATACTCTTATGATAAAGTATCTTTAAATGAGATATTAAATACACAAATTTCAAAATATGATTTACAAATAAAAATAAATGAGCTTCAAACAACAAAAGATAATTTATACCTAAACCTAGAGCAAATAAGTTATGAAAAGATTGATAAAATTGATGACAGCTTAGTATTAAAAGATATAAATAAACAACAAATTGAAGAACTATTAATATTTCATCCAAAGATACAAACTCTACAAACAACAAGCCAAAAGTATAAAGACAGTGCACAACTTGAAGATGCAAAAAAGTTTTCAAGTATAACTTTAGCTTTAGAATATATGCAAAATAAAGAGCAAGATTATGCAAATATCACAATGTCAATTCCTCTACCAATTTATAATACAGAAAATATCAATAAATTAAAAGCGAATTTAAATACAAATGAAACTAATAATAAACTAGATAGTCAAATTCATAATCTAAGATTACAGACAAAAATATATTTAAATAATTTAGAGCAATATAAAACTAATTATAAAATCCTTCAAGAAAAAATTGTACCAATAAAACAAAAAATCCAAAAAGTTTTAGAAGAGTTTATAGGCTTTGATAAAGAGAGTTTAAAAGAGAATCTAAATAGTTTAAATGAATTGATTGATTATGAGATGAAAGCAAGTGAACAGCTTGAAAAATATTTCGAAAACTACAGTGAACTTATGTATTACTCAAACAAAGGTGTGAAATGA
- a CDS encoding efflux RND transporter periplasmic adaptor subunit has translation MKKIFLTLLLITLNLSSNPIDAKQLFNIEKIKVKKESFKKSKEFYGITKLNESKTIDIVSRFDGYITHLNANTNYMTIKKGENLYSIYSSDIASIKAEIEIAKDLNKNLYDKANSKLENFDIKNAKFVNNEVVISSPISGIITQKNINNKSYVEKGKTLFQISSLEDIWFVASIYQEDLSFLKPNMNAIIKLDGVEEPIIAKIDFIYPVFNEEKKTVDIRFVIENSQNKILPSMFGKVKIEDKSNDILVLPKSAVIKKSNSYYVFIPKENGEFTPKKIEAKRVSGDKYQILSGLTLDEEVINNSLFLYDADAMTNRLYDETSDEEW, from the coding sequence ATGAAAAAAATATTCTTAACTCTATTACTTATAACTTTAAATCTTAGTTCAAATCCAATTGATGCTAAACAACTATTCAATATTGAAAAAATAAAAGTGAAAAAAGAGAGTTTTAAAAAATCAAAAGAGTTTTATGGAATTACAAAATTAAATGAGAGTAAAACAATAGATATTGTAAGTAGATTTGATGGATATATTACACATTTAAATGCAAATACAAATTATATGACCATAAAAAAAGGTGAAAATTTATATTCTATTTATTCAAGCGATATTGCATCAATAAAAGCTGAGATTGAAATAGCAAAAGATTTAAATAAAAATTTATACGATAAAGCAAATAGTAAATTAGAAAATTTTGATATAAAAAATGCCAAGTTTGTAAACAATGAAGTAGTTATAAGTTCACCAATTTCAGGAATAATCACACAAAAGAATATAAATAATAAATCTTATGTAGAAAAAGGAAAAACTCTTTTTCAAATTTCATCACTTGAAGATATTTGGTTTGTAGCTTCTATATATCAAGAAGATTTGAGTTTTTTAAAGCCAAATATGAATGCAATAATAAAACTTGATGGAGTAGAAGAACCAATAATAGCAAAAATAGATTTTATATATCCAGTTTTTAATGAAGAGAAAAAAACAGTTGATATAAGATTTGTTATAGAAAATTCACAAAATAAGATTCTGCCTTCAATGTTTGGAAAAGTAAAAATTGAAGATAAAAGTAACGATATTTTGGTTTTACCAAAAAGTGCAGTTATTAAAAAATCAAACTCTTATTATGTTTTTATTCCAAAAGAAAATGGAGAGTTTACTCCTAAAAAAATAGAGGCAAAAAGAGTAAGTGGTGATAAATATCAAATTTTAAGTGGTTTAACTCTTGATGAGGAAGTTATAAATAACTCTTTATTTTTATACGATGCTGATGCTATGACAAATAGACTTTATGATGAAACTTCCGATGAGGAGTGGTAA
- a CDS encoding efflux RND transporter permease subunit: MVERIIDLSVKNRFIIIFITLVLAFGSIYAIKNTSLDAIPDLSANQVIIEVEWSNQSAKTIEEQISYPLISNLMSLPKIETIRAMSSFSTSMIYVIFKDGVDLYDARSRILEQLSTLQGTFPSLAKVKLGPDASGVGWAYEYALKSKNRSLDELRTLQDYFYKFALLGVDGVSEVASVGGFVRNYEITLNQDRLVQYDLGIEEIKEAIVKNNNDSGARVILENGYEQIISARAYLKSKKDIENITIKTQNNTPLKIKDIAEVNLTSNDRRGVAELNGEGEVVGGIVVTRYGVDVHSVIKNVKAKLHSLNIDDVEIVEVYDRTSLIDAAIDTLKRTLIEESIIVMLIVAIFLFHFRSALIIIITLPLTVMISFLLMKLFNIGSNIMSLGGIAIAIGAMVDATIVMVENAHKHLQGKENITKDERIEIILSSAKQVGRPIFFALLLVVVSFLPIFALSGQEGKLFSPLAFTKTFAMLSGAILSITLVPILMIYFIKGKIIKEDKNILNSFFIKIYSPILRLSLKLKYFVVTIFFIIIIFALYTYSKQKWEFMPTLNEATFMYMPVTPYGIGADLAKELAQKTNMVIKSFPEVQNAFAKAGRAATATDPAPLAMIETIITFKPQSQWREGMTYKKLIDEMDKKLQIPGLINTWTYPIKGRIDMLLTGIRTPLGIKLYGKDLEVLQEESSKIENILKKYEGSMSVSADKINQGYYLNIKIDDEEISRYNINKNTILETLSIGVGAEQLTLFLDNLERYPISLRYESQYREDIKALENLQIKTNLGFKPLKTFASLSYEESPSIIQSEKALKVAYVYISPKSDFSIQQYKDDANKLLKDLKLPDGYYFEWSGQSEFLQQAMTKLSFIIPIVLMFIFILIYMALKNLKYTLIIFCTLPFALSGGVFYIEYLGFNISIAVIVGFMALLGVAAETSIVMMLYLDVAYKNIKEKTNIALKDAIYHGAVLRLRPKLMTLFAILGGLIPIMYIDSVGSEVMQRVAAPMIGGMLSSTILTLIIIPAIFYLVILKKDKIID, from the coding sequence ATGGTTGAAAGAATAATTGATTTAAGTGTAAAAAACCGTTTTATTATAATTTTTATTACTCTAGTATTAGCTTTTGGCTCAATATATGCTATAAAAAATACAAGTCTTGATGCAATTCCTGATTTATCAGCAAATCAAGTAATAATTGAAGTTGAATGGAGTAATCAAAGTGCAAAGACAATAGAAGAACAAATATCATATCCACTAATTTCAAATCTTATGAGTCTTCCAAAAATTGAAACAATAAGAGCTATGAGCAGTTTTTCAACTTCTATGATATATGTAATTTTCAAAGATGGAGTTGATTTATATGATGCACGAAGCAGAATATTAGAACAACTATCAACTTTACAAGGAACATTTCCCTCTCTTGCAAAAGTAAAACTAGGACCTGATGCTTCAGGTGTTGGTTGGGCTTATGAGTATGCACTAAAATCAAAAAATAGAAGTCTTGATGAGCTTAGAACTTTGCAAGACTATTTTTATAAATTTGCACTTTTAGGAGTTGATGGTGTTAGTGAAGTAGCATCAGTTGGTGGATTTGTACGAAACTATGAAATTACACTAAATCAAGATAGATTAGTGCAATATGATTTAGGTATAGAAGAGATTAAAGAGGCAATTGTTAAAAATAACAATGATAGTGGAGCTAGAGTAATACTTGAAAATGGTTATGAACAAATTATTAGTGCAAGAGCATATTTAAAATCTAAAAAAGATATTGAAAATATAACTATAAAGACTCAAAATAATACACCTTTAAAAATAAAAGATATAGCAGAAGTTAATCTTACTTCAAATGATAGAAGAGGAGTTGCTGAACTAAATGGTGAAGGTGAGGTTGTTGGAGGAATTGTAGTAACTAGATATGGTGTTGATGTTCATAGTGTAATTAAAAATGTAAAAGCGAAATTACATTCTTTAAATATTGATGATGTTGAAATAGTTGAGGTTTATGATAGAACATCTTTAATAGATGCAGCAATTGATACTTTAAAAAGAACTTTGATTGAAGAGTCAATTATTGTTATGTTAATAGTTGCAATATTTTTATTCCATTTTAGAAGTGCTTTAATTATAATCATTACACTTCCTTTAACTGTAATGATTAGTTTTTTGCTTATGAAGTTATTTAATATTGGCTCAAATATTATGAGTTTAGGTGGAATTGCAATTGCAATTGGAGCAATGGTTGATGCAACAATAGTAATGGTTGAAAACGCTCATAAACATCTTCAAGGAAAAGAAAATATAACAAAAGATGAGAGAATAGAGATAATATTATCTTCCGCAAAACAAGTTGGACGACCTATTTTCTTCGCCCTACTTTTAGTTGTTGTCTCTTTTTTACCAATTTTTGCACTAAGTGGACAAGAAGGAAAACTATTTTCACCACTTGCTTTTACAAAAACATTTGCCATGTTAAGTGGTGCAATACTTTCAATTACCCTAGTTCCAATTTTGATGATATATTTTATAAAAGGTAAAATTATCAAAGAAGATAAAAATATCTTAAATAGTTTTTTTATAAAAATTTATTCACCAATATTAAGATTGAGTTTAAAATTAAAATACTTCGTGGTTACTATATTTTTTATAATTATAATTTTTGCATTATATACATATTCAAAACAAAAATGGGAGTTTATGCCCACACTAAATGAGGCAACATTTATGTATATGCCTGTAACTCCTTATGGAATTGGAGCTGATTTGGCAAAAGAGTTGGCACAAAAAACAAATATGGTTATAAAATCTTTTCCAGAAGTACAAAATGCTTTTGCAAAAGCTGGACGAGCAGCAACTGCAACTGATCCAGCACCACTTGCTATGATTGAAACAATTATTACTTTTAAACCACAATCACAGTGGAGAGAAGGGATGACTTATAAAAAATTAATTGATGAGATGGATAAAAAACTTCAAATTCCAGGTCTTATAAATACATGGACATATCCAATAAAAGGTAGAATTGATATGTTACTTACAGGAATTAGAACACCTTTGGGAATAAAGCTTTATGGTAAAGATTTAGAAGTTTTACAAGAAGAGAGCTCAAAAATAGAGAATATTTTGAAAAAATATGAAGGCTCTATGAGTGTTAGTGCAGATAAAATAAATCAAGGATATTATTTAAATATAAAAATAGATGATGAAGAAATAAGTAGATACAACATAAATAAAAACACTATTTTAGAAACTTTAAGCATTGGAGTTGGAGCTGAACAATTAACTCTATTTTTAGATAATTTAGAGAGATATCCAATAAGCTTAAGATATGAATCACAATATAGAGAAGATATAAAAGCATTAGAAAATCTTCAAATAAAAACTAATTTAGGATTTAAACCACTTAAAACATTTGCCTCTTTATCGTATGAAGAGAGTCCTTCAATAATACAATCAGAAAAAGCACTTAAAGTTGCTTATGTTTATATTAGTCCAAAAAGTGATTTCTCTATACAACAATATAAAGATGATGCAAATAAGCTTTTAAAAGATTTAAAACTACCAGATGGTTACTATTTTGAATGGTCAGGACAAAGTGAGTTTTTACAACAAGCAATGACTAAATTAAGCTTTATTATACCAATAGTTTTAATGTTTATATTCATTTTAATTTATATGGCACTAAAGAATTTGAAATATACATTAATAATATTTTGTACACTTCCTTTTGCTTTAAGTGGTGGAGTATTTTATATAGAATATTTAGGATTTAATATCTCTATTGCTGTTATTGTTGGCTTTATGGCTCTTTTAGGAGTAGCTGCTGAAACTTCTATTGTTATGATGCTATATTTAGATGTTGCATATAAAAATATTAAAGAAAAAACAAATATTGCACTAAAAGATGCAATATATCATGGAGCTGTTTTAAGACTTCGACCAAAGTTAATGACTCTTTTTGCAATACTTGGAGGACTTATCCCTATTATGTATATTGATTCAGTGGGAAGTGAAGTGATGCAAAGAGTTGCTGCTCCTATGATTGGTGGAATGTTAAGTTCAACTATTTTAACTTTAATTATAATCCCTGCTATTTTTTATCTAGTAATATTAAAAAAAGATAAAATAATTGATTAA
- a CDS encoding YceI family protein, with amino-acid sequence MKMLSKIASGMILSTGLLMAASYSVDNPHSNVGFTVKHMMVTNVHGKFTSYDAKVEFDDATKTFKKLVANVDTKSIDTGIEKRDTHLRSDDFFAVEKFPKMTFEMTSYKADGDNGKMTGNLTIRGITKSVVLEVEDISILGDKVGFSIEGKINRQDFDLKWNKAIELGGVAVSDEVKIKVDIEAKKQ; translated from the coding sequence ATGAAAATGTTATCAAAGATTGCTAGTGGGATGATATTATCGACAGGTTTGCTAATGGCTGCTTCATATAGCGTGGATAATCCGCACTCAAATGTAGGGTTTACTGTAAAACATATGATGGTTACAAATGTTCATGGAAAATTTACATCTTATGATGCAAAAGTTGAATTTGATGATGCTACTAAAACATTTAAAAAATTAGTTGCAAATGTTGATACAAAATCAATTGATACAGGAATTGAAAAAAGAGATACTCACTTAAGAAGTGATGATTTTTTTGCTGTTGAAAAGTTTCCTAAAATGACATTTGAAATGACATCTTATAAAGCAGATGGTGACAATGGAAAAATGACAGGAAATTTAACTATTAGAGGAATTACAAAATCAGTAGTTTTAGAAGTTGAAGATATATCTATCTTAGGGGATAAAGTTGGTTTTTCTATTGAAGGAAAAATTAATCGTCAAGATTTCGATCTAAAATGGAATAAGGCAATAGAACTAGGTGGTGTAGCAGTTTCAGACGAAGTAAAAATAAAAGTTGATATTGAAGCTAAAAAACAATAA
- the trpB gene encoding tryptophan synthase subunit beta gives MQKQKPYLQSFPDENGYFGKFGGSFIPPQLELPFNEINEAYNKLSNSFEFINELKKIRKYYQGRPTPITYCNNLSNLMAGARIYLKREDLNHTGAHKLNHCMAEVLLAKYLGKKRVIAETGAGQHGVALATAAAYFGLECEIHMGEVDIKKEHPNVVKMKILGAKIVPVTKGLKTLKEAVDSAFESYLKDTKTQMFAIGSVVGPHPFPKMIRDFQSIIGIESKEQFFEMTGKLPDVVTACVGGGSNAMGIFSAFIEDSVDLYAIEPAGKGSNLGEHSASITYGKEGVMHGFNSIMLIDENGEPAPVHSIASGIDYPSVGPEHAYLNSIGRTKVGLCSDEEAVEAFYTLSRCEGIIPALESAHAVAFAMKWAKENSGKSILVNLSGRGDKDIDFIIENYPKD, from the coding sequence ATGCAGAAACAAAAGCCATATTTGCAAAGTTTTCCAGATGAAAATGGATATTTTGGTAAATTTGGAGGATCTTTTATTCCACCACAACTTGAACTTCCATTTAATGAGATAAATGAAGCTTATAATAAATTATCAAACTCTTTTGAATTTATAAATGAGCTAAAAAAAATTAGAAAATATTATCAAGGAAGACCAACTCCAATTACATATTGCAATAATTTATCAAATTTGATGGCAGGTGCTAGAATATATCTAAAAAGAGAAGATTTAAATCATACAGGAGCTCATAAATTAAATCACTGTATGGCAGAAGTTTTACTTGCTAAATATTTGGGTAAAAAAAGAGTTATAGCTGAAACAGGAGCTGGGCAACACGGCGTTGCATTAGCAACGGCAGCGGCATATTTTGGATTAGAGTGTGAAATACATATGGGTGAAGTTGATATTAAAAAAGAGCATCCAAATGTTGTAAAAATGAAAATATTAGGTGCCAAAATAGTACCTGTTACAAAAGGTTTAAAAACTTTAAAAGAGGCTGTAGATAGTGCTTTTGAGAGTTATTTAAAAGATACAAAAACTCAAATGTTTGCAATAGGAAGTGTGGTTGGTCCTCATCCATTTCCTAAAATGATTAGAGATTTTCAAAGTATTATTGGGATTGAATCAAAAGAGCAATTTTTTGAGATGACTGGAAAACTTCCAGATGTTGTAACTGCTTGTGTTGGTGGTGGAAGTAATGCTATGGGAATATTTAGTGCTTTTATTGAAGATAGTGTAGATTTATATGCAATAGAACCAGCTGGAAAAGGTTCTAATTTGGGAGAACATAGTGCAAGTATTACTTATGGAAAAGAGGGAGTAATGCATGGATTTAACTCTATTATGCTAATTGATGAAAATGGAGAACCAGCCCCTGTTCACTCAATAGCAAGTGGGATAGATTATCCATCTGTTGGTCCTGAACATGCATATTTAAATAGTATTGGAAGAACTAAAGTAGGGCTTTGTAGTGATGAAGAGGCTGTTGAAGCATTTTATACACTTTCAAGATGTGAAGGAATTATTCCAGCACTTGAATCTGCACATGCTGTTGCTTTTGCTATGAAATGGGCAAAAGAGAATAGTGGAAAATCAATTTTAGTAAACCTTAGTGGAAGAGGTGATAAAGATATAGATTTTATAATTGAGAATTATCCCAAAGATTAG
- a CDS encoding saccharopine dehydrogenase C-terminal domain-containing protein — protein MKIVFFGVGAVCSVMATLLDELSNKSKQKDINFIFVVRNIKKAQAHFFKNSNVLNKSDFLEIKHFEEIFEDSKKYENYLKNSDIFINSSTPSFNLPIMNLALKYNTNYADLASDIYKDEIISTLKFDQQNLENEFKYKNLFALINLGISPGITNFLIGEKIHSLKNLPYEVKIKKLEINLLEEIQSKKLIFSWSPKVAIDELAFPPVFFKKNRPKTIEPFSKSKVYKFPYFRNFVDIYPVFQEELISLKQSFHQIENLKLFVGGSEIELMKNLYQLNLFSNKYCYENSDSKISINTIIKNIVPKMKSPEIVEDYIKKKTIKYAEFSAVADIYLEILYPQNDEKIRTIESVGLSFNKYRELLKTPYSGSTYVSYPTGVAAGILIYYSLLNKKSLGGVILSENLPELFEHTTNDIIKRELGNYKINLINQIK, from the coding sequence ATGAAGATAGTTTTTTTTGGTGTTGGCGCTGTTTGTAGTGTTATGGCAACTTTGTTAGATGAACTTTCTAACAAAAGTAAACAAAAAGATATAAATTTTATATTTGTGGTAAGAAATATAAAAAAAGCTCAAGCTCATTTTTTCAAAAATAGTAATGTTTTGAATAAATCGGATTTTTTAGAAATAAAGCATTTTGAAGAGATTTTTGAAGATAGTAAAAAATATGAAAATTATCTAAAAAATAGTGATATTTTTATAAATAGTTCTACTCCATCTTTTAATCTACCTATTATGAATTTAGCTTTGAAATACAATACAAATTATGCTGATTTAGCAAGTGATATTTATAAAGATGAGATAATATCAACACTTAAATTTGATCAACAAAATTTAGAAAATGAGTTTAAATATAAGAATTTATTTGCTTTAATAAATCTTGGAATTTCTCCTGGAATTACAAATTTTTTAATTGGTGAAAAAATACACTCTTTAAAAAATCTTCCTTATGAAGTTAAAATTAAAAAATTAGAGATTAATCTTTTAGAAGAGATTCAATCAAAAAAACTAATCTTTTCGTGGTCACCAAAAGTAGCTATTGATGAGCTTGCATTTCCTCCAGTTTTTTTTAAAAAAAATAGACCAAAAACTATTGAACCATTTTCAAAATCAAAAGTATATAAATTTCCATATTTTAGGAATTTTGTAGATATTTATCCAGTTTTTCAAGAGGAATTAATATCTCTAAAACAAAGTTTTCATCAAATTGAAAATCTTAAATTATTTGTTGGTGGAAGTGAAATTGAACTTATGAAAAATTTATACCAACTAAACTTATTCTCAAATAAATATTGCTATGAAAACAGTGATTCTAAAATATCTATTAATACAATTATCAAAAATATAGTTCCAAAAATGAAAAGTCCTGAAATTGTTGAAGATTATATAAAGAAAAAAACAATTAAATATGCTGAATTTTCAGCAGTTGCTGATATATATTTAGAAATTTTATATCCTCAAAATGATGAAAAAATAAGAACTATAGAATCAGTTGGTCTATCTTTTAACAAGTATAGAGAACTTTTAAAAACACCTTACTCAGGTTCTACTTATGTATCTTATCCAACAGGAGTTGCAGCTGGAATTTTAATTTACTATTCATTATTAAATAAAAAGAGTTTAGGTGGGGTAATTTTAAGTGAAAATCTTCCAGAACTTTTTGAACATACTACAAATGATATTATAAAAAGAGAGCTAGGAAACTATAAAATAAATCTAATAAACCAGATTAAATAG